One part of the Prionailurus bengalensis isolate Pbe53 chromosome B2, Fcat_Pben_1.1_paternal_pri, whole genome shotgun sequence genome encodes these proteins:
- the LOC122489611 gene encoding cysteine-rich secretory protein 2-like — translation MFQPALRISTMALFLELLFLALVLLPFFPANGQDPSFAALSTTRTQVQKEIVDKHNELRRSVSPPASNMLKMEWSREAAANAQKWANKCTLEHSNAEDRKTSTSCGENLYMSSHPKSWSAPIQNWYDEKDNFIYGKGAKTAGAVVGHYTQVVWYSSYHVGCGVAYCPNQDILKYYYVCQYCPAGNHLNKINTPYLEGKPCASCPYDCDNGLCTNVCKYEDKYQNCNDLKKTLTCDHSLPKDNCKASCYCKDKIY, via the exons ccATGGCCTTATTCCTGGAGTTGCTGTTCCTGGCTCTTGTGTTGCTTCCATTCTTTCCTGCAAATGGACAG gaTCCAtcctttgctgctttgtcaactACTCGAACACAAGTCCAAAAAGAGATTGTAGATAAACACAATGAACTAAGGAGATCAGTCTCTCCACCTGCCAGCAACATGCTAAAGATG GAATGgagcagagaagcagcagcaaatGCCCAAAAATGGGCAAACAAGTGCACTTTAGAACACAGCAATGCAGAAGACCGAAAAACCA GTACAAGCTGTGGTGAGAATCTCTATATGTCATCTCACCCTAAGTCATGGTCAGCCCCAATCCAAAACTGGTATGATGAGAAGGACAATTTTATCTATGGTAAGGGAGCAAAGACTGCTGGTGCAGTTGTTGGACATTATACCCag GTTGTCTGGTACTCCTCTTACCACGTTGGATGTGGAGTTGCCTATTGTCCCAATCAAGATATTCTGAAATATTACTATGTTTGCCAATATTGTCCTGC TGGTAATCATCTTAACAAGATAAATACACCCTACCTAGAAGGAAAGCCTTGTGCCAGCTGCCCTTATGACTGTGACAATGGACTATGCA ccaaTGTTTGCAAGTATGAAGATAAGTATCAAAACTGTAATGATTTGAAGAAAACACTAACCTGTGACCATAGTCTTCCCAAGGACAATTGCAAGGCTTCCTGCTAttgtaaagataaaatttattaa